A window of Selenomonas ruminantium subsp. lactilytica TAM6421 contains these coding sequences:
- the mtnA gene encoding S-methyl-5-thioribose-1-phosphate isomerase, producing MQYETVALDEQEGALLIIDQTRLPGEVKILHLKEQKEIWQAIYLLQVRGAPAIGVAAAFGLYLAAKDIQADTWEEFYPALQQAKDYLNSSRPTAVNLSWALNRMAKVAEANKGKSIPDIKELLRQEAVSIKAEDVWMCRQIGEYGLTLIQDGAGILTHCNAGQLATSKYGTALAPVHLGRERGMNFRVFCDETRPLLQGARLSAFELMADGVDTTVICDNMASQVMKNGWVDAVFVGCDRVAANGDACNKIGTSGVAILAKYYGIPFYVLGPTSTIDMNIEKGADIVIEQRPPEEVTEMWYQQRMAPSGVKVYNPAFDVVDHELIAGIVTEYGIARAPFTQSLQEIFRKKAQNNQ from the coding sequence ATGCAATATGAAACGGTGGCTTTGGATGAGCAGGAAGGTGCCTTGCTGATCATCGACCAGACAAGATTGCCGGGAGAGGTAAAAATCCTGCACCTCAAGGAGCAGAAGGAAATCTGGCAGGCAATCTACCTGCTGCAGGTGCGCGGCGCACCAGCAATCGGCGTGGCTGCCGCCTTCGGCCTGTATCTGGCCGCCAAGGATATTCAGGCTGATACCTGGGAAGAATTTTATCCGGCGCTCCAACAGGCTAAGGATTATTTGAATTCATCCCGCCCCACTGCGGTAAATCTCTCCTGGGCCCTGAACCGGATGGCGAAGGTTGCGGAAGCAAACAAGGGAAAATCCATCCCGGATATCAAGGAGCTGCTGCGGCAGGAGGCTGTATCCATCAAGGCTGAGGATGTATGGATGTGCCGCCAGATCGGGGAATACGGCCTGACGCTGATCCAGGATGGCGCAGGCATCCTGACGCATTGCAATGCGGGGCAGCTGGCAACCTCCAAGTATGGCACGGCCCTGGCACCCGTCCATTTGGGACGGGAACGCGGCATGAATTTCAGGGTGTTCTGCGATGAGACGCGTCCGCTATTGCAGGGCGCACGGCTGTCTGCGTTTGAGCTCATGGCCGATGGTGTGGATACCACGGTGATTTGTGACAATATGGCCTCGCAAGTCATGAAGAATGGCTGGGTGGATGCGGTGTTTGTCGGTTGTGACCGGGTGGCGGCCAACGGCGATGCCTGCAACAAGATTGGGACTTCCGGTGTGGCAATTTTAGCCAAGTATTATGGCATCCCCTTCTATGTGCTGGGACCGACTTCCACCATTGACATGAACATTGAAAAAGGGGCAGATATCGTGATTGAACAGCGTCCTCCTGAGGAAGTCACGGAAATGTGGTACCAGCAGCGCATGGCACCGTCGGGCGTCAAAGTCTATAATCCTGCTTTTGATGTGGTTGACCATGAATTGATTGCCGGCATTGTCACGGAATACGGCATTGCCAGAGCGCCTTTTACGCAAAGCCTGCAGGAGATTTTCCGGAAAAAAGCACAGAATAACCAGTGA
- a CDS encoding YebC/PmpR family DNA-binding transcriptional regulator, whose amino-acid sequence MSGHSKWANIKRKKGANDAIRGRITTKIGREITIAVRMGGGDPTGNMRLKLALSKAKANNIPKDNINRAIQKGLGASEGSNYEELTYEGYGPAGTAVMLDILTDNRNRTAADVRHLFSKFGGNLGQDGCVGWMFNKKAIFVVEKEVFDNEDELMEIVLEAGADDMKDEGDVFEITAEPDAFDAIEAALAEKGIETASAEITMVPENTVKLSGEDAEKMQKLEDALEDNDDVQNVYSNYETDED is encoded by the coding sequence ATGTCAGGACATTCTAAATGGGCCAATATCAAACGTAAGAAGGGTGCCAACGACGCCATCCGTGGCCGTATCACCACGAAAATCGGCCGTGAGATCACCATTGCCGTACGCATGGGCGGCGGCGATCCGACGGGTAATATGCGTCTGAAGCTGGCTCTTTCCAAGGCCAAGGCCAACAACATTCCGAAGGACAACATCAACCGCGCCATCCAGAAGGGCCTCGGTGCTTCTGAGGGCAGCAACTACGAAGAACTCACTTACGAAGGTTACGGCCCGGCTGGTACGGCTGTCATGCTGGATATCCTCACGGATAACCGCAACCGTACGGCTGCTGATGTGCGCCACCTGTTTTCCAAGTTCGGCGGCAACCTCGGTCAGGACGGCTGCGTAGGCTGGATGTTCAACAAGAAGGCCATCTTCGTGGTGGAAAAAGAAGTGTTCGACAACGAAGACGAACTCATGGAAATCGTGCTCGAAGCTGGCGCCGATGACATGAAGGACGAAGGCGATGTATTCGAAATCACTGCTGAGCCGGATGCTTTCGATGCGATCGAAGCTGCTCTGGCCGAGAAGGGTATCGAGACTGCTTCCGCTGAAATCACCATGGTTCCGGAAAACACGGTAAAACTTTCCGGCGAAGATGCCGAAAAGATGCAGAAGCTGGAAGATGCGCTGGAAGACAACGACGACGTCCAGAACGTATACAGCAACTACGAAACCGACGAAGACTAA
- the mutS gene encoding DNA mismatch repair protein MutS, giving the protein MELTPMMQQYLATKEQHPEAILFFRLGDFYEMFFDDARIVSKELSLTLTSRSGNTDKAPMCGVPYHAAEGYINKLVSRGYKVAIAEQIGDPKAKGLTKREVIKIITPGTVLSESALKDSANNYIALIHEKDEQIILAGADISTGECFYGIYGGGSREQMLYDELYRLAMPELLVVGKPSFMDNLKEFTDLRLPTVSYTMIEEISPAVEDRIIEHFAADVRPSDEGAKEAVATLLDYLHATVMTDLTHLNQLSFLDASENLVIDTYTLRNLEITRNLRDGGKKDTLLDVLDFTNTAMGSRLLKKWLEYPLLNILPINQRLDAVEELTKDFALRGGLREACKDIHDFERLLTRIEVGTANARDLIALKISLMSLPAIKEKMANVQSNVLMNCQNNIHVFDDLVDLLQRSIVDEPGISLRDGGIIKDGYNADLDEYRRIAHDSKSMLQEIEEREKEETGIRSLKIGYNKVFGYYIEVRHSGADLVPDRYIRKQTLANAERYITEELKEFETKILGAQEKIVSIEYNLFTEVREVIKSRLTEIQGTAHEIAIVDVLTSLAEAAVSYNYVRPRMVNNGEIDIKDGRHPLVERILTRDLFVPNDTKLNHSNCEIMLITGPNMAGKSTYMRQTALLTLMAQIGSFIPAREAAISPVDRIFTRIGASDDLVSGQSTFMVEMNEVAQILKYATKNSLVILDEIGRGTSTFDGMSIARAVIEHIEQKVHAKTLFATHYHELTDLEDDIVKNYCVAVKERGTQVAFLRRIVPGAADKSYGIHVARLAGLPKTVTKRAEDILAELEADAAVTVPATENIKAAEKQAVAAPMMGSLFANSLSDKLLALDVMTMTPLEAMNELYKLQEQAKREAGQA; this is encoded by the coding sequence ATGGAACTTACGCCCATGATGCAGCAATATCTGGCCACCAAGGAACAGCATCCCGAGGCCATTCTATTTTTCCGTTTAGGCGATTTTTATGAGATGTTCTTTGATGACGCCCGCATTGTGTCCAAGGAGCTGAGCCTGACGCTTACAAGCCGCAGCGGCAATACGGATAAGGCGCCGATGTGCGGCGTGCCTTATCATGCCGCGGAAGGCTATATCAATAAATTGGTAAGCCGCGGTTATAAGGTGGCCATCGCTGAACAGATTGGCGATCCCAAGGCCAAGGGACTGACTAAGCGGGAGGTCATCAAGATCATCACGCCGGGCACGGTGCTGTCTGAGTCGGCTTTGAAGGATTCGGCCAATAACTATATTGCCCTGATTCATGAAAAAGACGAGCAGATTATCTTAGCTGGTGCTGATATCTCCACCGGCGAATGCTTCTATGGCATCTATGGCGGCGGCAGCCGGGAACAGATGCTCTATGATGAGCTCTACCGATTAGCCATGCCGGAACTGCTGGTGGTGGGCAAGCCTTCCTTTATGGATAACCTCAAGGAATTTACAGATCTGCGTCTGCCGACGGTTTCTTACACCATGATTGAGGAAATCTCCCCGGCGGTGGAGGACCGGATTATCGAGCATTTTGCCGCTGATGTGCGCCCTAGCGATGAGGGTGCCAAAGAAGCGGTGGCAACCCTGCTGGATTATCTGCACGCTACCGTCATGACGGATCTGACTCATCTTAACCAGCTGAGTTTCCTGGATGCGTCGGAAAATCTTGTCATTGATACTTATACTTTGCGCAATCTGGAAATCACCCGGAATCTGCGGGACGGGGGCAAGAAGGATACTCTGCTGGATGTATTGGACTTCACCAATACCGCCATGGGCAGCCGCCTGCTGAAAAAGTGGCTGGAATATCCGCTCTTGAATATCCTGCCCATCAATCAGCGCTTGGACGCGGTGGAGGAACTGACCAAGGACTTTGCCCTGCGGGGAGGCCTGCGGGAAGCTTGCAAGGATATCCATGACTTCGAGCGACTGCTGACCCGCATTGAGGTGGGCACGGCCAACGCCCGGGACCTGATTGCTTTGAAGATCTCTCTGATGAGTTTGCCTGCCATCAAGGAAAAGATGGCCAATGTGCAATCCAATGTATTGATGAACTGTCAGAACAATATCCATGTCTTTGACGATTTGGTGGATTTGCTGCAGCGTTCCATTGTGGACGAACCGGGGATTTCCCTGCGGGATGGCGGCATCATCAAGGACGGCTACAATGCGGATTTGGACGAATACCGCCGCATTGCCCACGACAGCAAATCCATGTTGCAGGAAATCGAGGAGCGGGAGAAGGAAGAGACAGGCATCCGCTCGCTGAAAATCGGCTATAACAAGGTCTTTGGCTACTATATCGAAGTGCGCCATAGCGGCGCCGATCTCGTGCCGGACAGATACATCCGCAAGCAGACCTTGGCCAATGCCGAGCGCTATATCACCGAGGAGCTCAAGGAGTTTGAGACCAAGATTCTCGGTGCCCAGGAAAAGATTGTCAGCATTGAGTACAATCTCTTTACCGAGGTGCGGGAAGTCATCAAGAGCCGCCTGACGGAAATTCAGGGTACCGCCCATGAGATTGCCATCGTGGATGTGCTTACAAGCCTGGCGGAAGCTGCCGTATCCTATAACTATGTGCGGCCCCGCATGGTGAACAACGGCGAGATCGATATCAAGGATGGCCGTCATCCCTTGGTGGAACGCATATTGACCCGGGATTTATTCGTGCCCAATGACACGAAACTCAATCATAGCAACTGTGAAATCATGCTGATTACCGGCCCCAACATGGCAGGTAAGTCCACCTATATGCGGCAGACGGCTTTGCTGACGCTGATGGCCCAGATTGGCAGCTTTATTCCCGCCAGAGAAGCCGCCATTTCTCCAGTTGACCGCATCTTTACCCGTATTGGCGCCAGCGATGACCTGGTCAGCGGCCAGAGTACCTTTATGGTGGAGATGAATGAGGTGGCTCAGATCCTCAAATACGCCACCAAGAACAGCCTCGTGATCCTCGACGAAATCGGCCGCGGTACCAGTACCTTTGACGGCATGAGCATTGCCCGGGCCGTGATTGAACATATCGAGCAGAAGGTCCATGCCAAGACGCTCTTTGCGACACACTATCACGAACTCACGGATCTGGAAGACGATATCGTCAAGAACTACTGCGTGGCCGTAAAAGAGCGGGGCACCCAGGTGGCTTTTCTGCGGCGCATCGTGCCCGGGGCGGCGGATAAATCCTATGGTATCCATGTGGCGCGTTTGGCTGGTCTGCCCAAGACCGTGACCAAGCGGGCGGAGGATATTCTTGCCGAGTTGGAAGCGGACGCGGCAGTAACTGTGCCGGCAACAGAAAATATCAAAGCGGCAGAGAAACAGGCTGTGGCGGCCCCCATGATGGGCTCGCTCTTTGCTAACAGCCTCAGCGATAAATTGTTGGCCCTGGATGTAATGACCATGACACCGTTGGAGGCCATGAACGAACTCTATAAACTGCAGGAGCAGGCGAAAAGGGAGGCTGGACAGGCATGA
- a CDS encoding class I SAM-dependent methyltransferase, which produces MNENKLQAIATTGRKWNRPSEKLAREMAAKLGIPYAERGREAIPDLCQSYDARFALVAKKGLLTLVTPEAELFFHPNMAHLRLKNLRFGDGDRMAEAMDLQPGMDVLDCTLGFGADAIVASSVVGEGGSVTGLESQALIEAVVGYGLANYTNDTDTVIAAMRRVKTHCIDAYEYLKAQPDNSVDVIYFDPMFRHPFAESKNIAPLRPVANKNPLALETIAEARRVARHRIVLKESSKSREFARLGFTERAGGRYSKVQYGVMRLR; this is translated from the coding sequence TTGAACGAAAACAAATTGCAGGCTATTGCCACTACAGGCCGCAAATGGAATCGGCCCAGCGAGAAACTGGCCCGGGAGATGGCAGCAAAATTGGGGATTCCTTATGCCGAGCGCGGGCGGGAGGCGATTCCCGACCTTTGCCAGAGCTATGATGCCAGATTTGCCCTGGTGGCGAAAAAGGGCCTTCTGACGCTGGTGACACCGGAAGCAGAACTCTTCTTCCATCCCAATATGGCCCATCTGCGGCTAAAGAACCTGCGCTTTGGCGATGGGGACCGCATGGCCGAGGCCATGGATCTGCAGCCCGGTATGGATGTGCTGGACTGCACTTTGGGCTTCGGCGCTGATGCCATTGTAGCCAGCTCCGTGGTAGGAGAGGGCGGCAGCGTTACAGGCCTCGAATCCCAGGCGCTGATTGAAGCGGTGGTGGGCTATGGCTTGGCCAATTACACCAACGACACCGATACAGTTATTGCCGCCATGCGCCGGGTAAAAACCCATTGCATTGACGCCTACGAATACCTCAAGGCACAACCGGATAATTCCGTGGATGTCATCTACTTTGACCCCATGTTCCGCCATCCCTTTGCCGAGAGCAAGAACATTGCGCCCTTGCGTCCCGTGGCCAATAAGAACCCATTGGCATTGGAGACCATTGCTGAGGCCAGAAGGGTGGCACGTCACCGCATTGTCCTGAAGGAATCCAGCAAGAGCCGGGAATTTGCCCGGTTAGGCTTCACAGAACGGGCGGGCGGACGCTACAGTAAAGTCCAGTACGGTGTCATGCGTTTACGCTGA
- a CDS encoding class II aldolase/adducin family protein yields the protein MGTGKQYPTDAEAKRLIVEIGRRMYQKNFVAANDGNISCKVDAETIWTTPTGVSKGFMAEDELVRMRLDGTILEQGERAPSSEVKMHLRIYQEREDAAAVCHAHPPVSTAFAIAGMALNQAIYPEALVNLGVVPCVHYEPPGSQGIPDSIAPYVRDYNAVLLANHGSVAWGTSLMEAWYRLEAMEHYAKIIMYTQNIIGKANVLSHEQVDEVICIREKLGITSGGVPAGADKPSNLTDMV from the coding sequence ATGGGGACAGGAAAACAGTATCCTACGGATGCAGAAGCGAAGCGGCTGATCGTGGAAATCGGGCGGCGGATGTATCAGAAGAATTTCGTGGCGGCCAATGATGGGAATATCTCCTGCAAGGTGGATGCGGAAACGATTTGGACAACGCCCACGGGCGTTTCCAAAGGCTTTATGGCGGAAGATGAGCTGGTGCGGATGCGCTTGGATGGAACGATTCTCGAACAGGGGGAACGGGCGCCTTCCAGTGAGGTGAAGATGCATCTACGCATTTATCAAGAACGGGAGGATGCAGCAGCGGTATGCCATGCCCATCCGCCGGTTTCGACGGCGTTCGCCATTGCGGGCATGGCGCTGAATCAGGCAATCTATCCGGAAGCCCTGGTCAATTTGGGCGTGGTTCCCTGCGTGCATTATGAGCCGCCGGGCTCTCAGGGGATTCCGGACTCCATTGCGCCCTATGTCCGGGATTACAATGCCGTATTGCTGGCCAATCATGGTTCCGTTGCCTGGGGCACTTCTCTGATGGAGGCCTGGTACCGGCTGGAAGCCATGGAGCATTACGCTAAAATCATCATGTATACTCAGAATATCATCGGCAAGGCGAATGTGCTTTCCCATGAGCAGGTGGATGAAGTAATCTGCATCCGGGAAAAGCTGGGCATCACCTCCGGTGGCGTGCCCGCCGGCGCCGATAAGCCCAGCAACTTGACGGATATGGTCTGA
- the mutL gene encoding DNA mismatch repair endonuclease MutL: MTKIHVLDDNTINKIAAGEVVERPASVIKELIENAMDAGATRIEVEIMAGGTSFMRVTDNGKGMSKEDASVAILRHATSKIQEVSDLNNISTMGFRGEALPTIASVSRFTMLTREPGSDLGTKVEISGGKAPDIIETGCNIGTSIKVEDLFFNTPARKKFLKTNHTEGGKINDFIIKLALSRPDIAFQFINNNKTSVVTPGNGNLFDTVQAIYGGQVADSLLTLKLEDEDLKISGFITKPSMLKSSRTWQTFIVNGRIIQNRAIAKAIDNAYRSLIPKSGFPFTVLNIEVPQRTIDVNVHPQKSEMKFEDESRIFKAVYKSVLDAIRPSTGNLTEVAAVVEKPKVEYTMEPMQFVPASSPAPAAAAPAPSSSRSQGSYQPKTIYEAVSRPAVKPAVSFAEAQAELQKERQIHYNQPEHAEQVADSQPDRQIDQSKPDLSISDQSTVDTSNADWSGRMIPIGQVDLTYIIAQDLKGLYIIDQHAAHERILFDKLSAMADGIPSQQLLVHQLLTFDRKEAAMVEDNKELFAQLGFHMEAAGDLDYRLMEVPADVPVAEAEDIIREILTDLGNMHETTAKEIRQACLATTACRAAIKAGEELNMRQMEILLDELSTTAFPYTCPHGRPTILKFSSEDLAKMFKRTGFGF; this comes from the coding sequence ATGACCAAGATTCATGTGCTTGACGATAACACCATCAACAAGATCGCCGCAGGCGAAGTGGTGGAGCGTCCGGCATCGGTGATAAAAGAACTCATAGAAAATGCCATGGATGCGGGGGCAACCCGCATCGAAGTGGAAATCATGGCAGGCGGTACATCCTTTATGCGGGTGACGGATAACGGCAAGGGCATGAGCAAGGAAGATGCTTCCGTGGCCATCCTGCGCCACGCCACCAGCAAGATTCAGGAGGTTTCAGACCTCAATAACATCTCCACCATGGGCTTCCGGGGCGAGGCGCTGCCCACCATAGCCTCCGTGTCCCGCTTCACCATGCTGACCCGGGAGCCGGGCAGTGATTTGGGCACAAAGGTGGAAATCAGCGGCGGCAAGGCGCCGGATATCATTGAAACGGGCTGCAATATCGGCACCAGCATCAAGGTGGAGGATCTGTTCTTCAACACCCCTGCCCGCAAGAAGTTCCTGAAGACAAATCATACCGAGGGCGGCAAGATCAACGATTTCATCATCAAGCTGGCCCTGTCCCGTCCTGATATTGCCTTTCAGTTTATCAACAACAACAAGACCTCGGTGGTGACGCCGGGCAATGGCAATCTCTTTGATACGGTACAGGCCATTTATGGCGGGCAGGTGGCCGATTCCCTGCTGACCTTGAAATTGGAAGATGAAGATCTGAAGATCTCCGGCTTTATCACCAAGCCCTCCATGCTCAAAAGTTCCCGCACCTGGCAGACTTTTATCGTCAATGGCCGCATCATTCAGAATCGGGCCATTGCCAAGGCTATCGACAACGCCTACCGCTCGTTGATTCCGAAAAGTGGTTTCCCCTTTACCGTGCTCAACATCGAAGTGCCCCAGCGCACCATTGATGTGAACGTGCATCCGCAGAAAAGCGAGATGAAGTTTGAGGACGAAAGCCGCATCTTCAAGGCTGTGTATAAGTCGGTGCTGGACGCCATCCGGCCCAGCACAGGGAACCTCACGGAAGTGGCGGCGGTGGTGGAAAAGCCCAAGGTGGAATACACCATGGAGCCCATGCAGTTTGTACCTGCCAGCTCGCCGGCACCGGCAGCGGCAGCACCTGCGCCTTCCAGCAGCAGGTCCCAGGGAAGTTATCAGCCCAAGACCATCTATGAAGCGGTCAGCCGTCCCGCTGTGAAACCGGCAGTCAGCTTTGCCGAAGCCCAGGCGGAACTGCAGAAGGAGCGGCAGATTCATTACAATCAGCCGGAACATGCAGAGCAGGTAGCGGACAGCCAGCCTGACCGCCAGATTGACCAGTCAAAACCTGACCTGTCGATTTCTGATCAATCAACTGTTGACACGTCAAATGCTGACTGGTCAGGCCGCATGATTCCCATCGGGCAGGTGGACTTGACCTATATCATCGCCCAGGATTTGAAGGGGCTCTATATCATCGACCAGCACGCCGCCCATGAGCGCATCCTGTTTGACAAGCTCTCGGCCATGGCCGATGGCATTCCCTCCCAGCAGCTTTTGGTGCATCAGCTTTTGACCTTTGACCGGAAGGAAGCGGCCATGGTGGAGGATAACAAGGAATTATTTGCCCAGCTGGGCTTTCATATGGAAGCGGCGGGAGATTTGGACTATCGTCTGATGGAAGTGCCTGCCGATGTGCCCGTGGCGGAGGCGGAAGATATCATTCGGGAAATTCTGACGGATTTAGGCAATATGCATGAAACCACCGCCAAGGAGATCCGGCAGGCATGCCTGGCCACCACTGCCTGCCGGGCGGCAATCAAGGCTGGCGAGGAACTCAATATGCGGCAGATGGAAATCCTGCTGGATGAACTTTCCACCACGGCATTTCCCTATACCTGCCCCCATGGGAGGCCCACCATTTTGAAATTCAGCAGTGAAGATTTAGCCAAGATGTTCAAGCGGACAGGCTTTGGCTTTTGA
- the dinB gene encoding DNA polymerase IV, which translates to MKRVIVHVDMDAFFASVEIRDNPKLKNKPVVIGAMPHERGVVSTCNYIARKYGIHSAMNIKEAYRLCPQAVFMHGDYEKYRKVSAQLHHIWETYADVTEYIACDEGYLDVTRSVKEFRSPEELGLLIKARVKAETGLTCSVGIGYSKSAAKTASEEKKPDGFFIIPDREAYCELIHDRDIRVIFGIGKRTAEKLNGYGIHKVSDIIASQKQIMSLLGDKHARFIINSALGLDDRPVIHYDASDAKSLSREMTFQHDQRNFTFLQDVLLLLARNVDERLKKRELYGRTVTLKITYGDMKSITRSQTCESTNDGYEIYKIAVELLRKVKRQPVRLLGLGMQNLSKDYIRQLTFADLRQDNTESGMEQGIRQLEKRYGMDLSLEKMHSSLGYIYEAVEKMAAGI; encoded by the coding sequence ATGAAGCGAGTCATCGTTCATGTGGATATGGATGCATTTTTTGCCTCTGTGGAAATCCGGGATAATCCAAAACTGAAGAACAAGCCGGTAGTCATCGGTGCGATGCCTCATGAGCGCGGTGTGGTTTCTACTTGCAATTATATCGCGCGGAAGTATGGCATTCATTCCGCCATGAATATTAAGGAAGCTTACCGGCTTTGCCCGCAGGCGGTATTTATGCATGGGGATTACGAGAAATATCGCAAGGTTTCAGCGCAGCTTCATCATATCTGGGAAACCTATGCGGATGTCACAGAGTATATTGCCTGCGACGAAGGCTATCTGGATGTTACCCGCTCGGTAAAGGAGTTTCGTAGTCCCGAAGAATTAGGGTTGCTGATAAAAGCCCGGGTAAAGGCCGAGACGGGGCTTACCTGTTCGGTGGGCATCGGCTATTCCAAGTCCGCAGCCAAAACCGCCAGTGAAGAGAAGAAGCCGGATGGCTTTTTCATCATTCCGGACCGGGAGGCTTATTGTGAGCTTATCCATGACCGGGATATCCGGGTGATTTTTGGCATCGGCAAACGCACGGCAGAGAAACTGAATGGCTATGGCATTCATAAAGTCAGCGATATTATCGCCAGTCAGAAGCAGATTATGAGCCTGCTGGGGGATAAACATGCACGCTTCATAATAAACTCTGCGCTGGGGCTTGATGATCGTCCGGTAATACACTATGATGCATCCGATGCCAAATCCCTGAGCCGGGAAATGACCTTCCAGCACGATCAGCGGAATTTTACCTTCCTGCAGGATGTGCTCCTGCTTTTGGCCCGCAATGTGGATGAACGGCTCAAGAAGCGAGAACTTTACGGCCGGACGGTAACGCTGAAGATTACCTATGGCGATATGAAATCCATCACCCGTTCCCAGACTTGCGAAAGCACGAATGATGGATATGAGATATATAAGATAGCGGTGGAACTCTTGCGGAAAGTAAAACGCCAGCCGGTGCGCCTGCTGGGGCTGGGGATGCAGAATCTCAGCAAGGACTATATACGGCAGCTGACCTTCGCCGACCTGCGGCAGGATAATACAGAGAGTGGCATGGAACAGGGCATAAGACAGCTGGAAAAACGATATGGCATGGACTTGTCTTTGGAAAAAATGCATTCATCGTTAGGCTATATCTATGAAGCAGTGGAAAAGATGGCAGCAGGAATTTGA
- the ruvC gene encoding crossover junction endodeoxyribonuclease RuvC — protein sequence MLALGIDPGTAICGFGLVESRGSRLIPIKYGSVFTSPKMRMEDRLVKIYDELDALMKEYKPDIMGIEKLFFNRNVTTAIPVGQARGVVLLAAAKNNIPIVERTPMQIKQDVTGYGKADKKQVIYMVTKLLHLPEPPKPDDTADALAVAICTTYCMGNAAFRNSL from the coding sequence ATGTTAGCACTAGGAATTGACCCTGGCACCGCCATCTGCGGCTTCGGCCTGGTGGAATCCCGTGGCAGCCGCTTGATTCCCATCAAGTATGGCTCGGTGTTCACCTCGCCCAAGATGCGCATGGAGGACCGGCTGGTCAAGATTTACGATGAACTGGATGCGTTGATGAAGGAGTACAAGCCCGATATCATGGGCATTGAAAAACTCTTCTTCAACCGCAATGTCACCACGGCCATTCCCGTCGGACAGGCTCGCGGTGTCGTGCTGCTCGCAGCAGCCAAGAACAATATTCCCATCGTGGAGCGCACGCCGATGCAGATCAAGCAGGATGTTACGGGCTACGGCAAGGCCGACAAGAAGCAGGTCATCTACATGGTGACCAAGCTCCTGCACCTGCCCGAGCCGCCCAAGCCCGATGATACCGCCGATGCTTTGGCGGTGGCCATCTGTACGACTTATTGCATGGGCAATGCCGCTTTCCGCAACAGCCTTTGA
- the ald gene encoding alanine dehydrogenase — protein sequence MIIGVSKEIKNNENRVGLTPAGAEAFVKAGHRVLVETGSGLGSGFADEDYAAVGAELFPDKKQLFDEAEMIVNVKEPLPSEYDLFHEGQLLFTYLHLAAEPELTQALLKHKVTSVAYETVVGRDGRSLPLLAPMSEIAGRMSVQIGAQFLESRYGGAGVLLGGVSGVAPAQVVIIGGGVVGANAAKMAAGLGARVTVIDLSIERLRYLDDVFGGRIATVSSNSFNIAQWVREADLLIGAVLVPGAKTPQLVTEAMVKTMKPGSVIVDVAIDQGGSIATCDHVTTHENPTFVKHGVLHYSVANIPGAVARTSTLALTNATLPYALKLAEKGWREACKADAGLAQGLNTIEGRLTNLPVSEALGLEYVDKAEFLK from the coding sequence ATGATTATCGGTGTATCCAAGGAAATCAAGAATAATGAGAATCGTGTAGGTTTGACGCCGGCAGGGGCAGAGGCTTTTGTCAAGGCGGGGCATAGGGTACTGGTCGAGACGGGCAGCGGTCTGGGCAGTGGCTTTGCGGATGAAGACTACGCTGCCGTGGGGGCCGAACTTTTCCCAGATAAGAAGCAGCTCTTTGACGAGGCTGAGATGATTGTCAATGTGAAGGAACCGCTGCCATCTGAATATGATCTGTTCCATGAGGGACAACTGCTCTTTACCTATCTGCATCTGGCCGCTGAACCGGAACTGACGCAGGCGCTGCTGAAACATAAGGTCACCTCTGTTGCCTATGAAACCGTGGTAGGCAGGGATGGCCGGTCACTTCCCTTATTGGCTCCCATGAGTGAGATTGCCGGCCGCATGTCCGTACAGATTGGCGCACAGTTCCTCGAAAGCCGTTATGGCGGAGCGGGCGTCCTCCTGGGCGGTGTCAGCGGAGTGGCACCGGCGCAGGTGGTCATCATTGGTGGTGGTGTCGTGGGCGCCAATGCCGCCAAGATGGCCGCAGGTTTGGGTGCCAGAGTGACGGTTATTGACCTTTCCATTGAGCGGCTGCGCTATCTGGATGATGTGTTCGGTGGGCGCATCGCTACGGTCAGCTCCAACAGCTTCAACATTGCCCAATGGGTGCGGGAAGCGGATCTCCTCATCGGTGCCGTGCTGGTACCCGGAGCCAAAACGCCCCAGCTGGTGACGGAAGCGATGGTCAAGACCATGAAGCCGGGCTCGGTCATCGTGGATGTGGCCATTGACCAGGGCGGCAGCATCGCCACCTGTGACCATGTGACCACCCATGAGAATCCTACCTTTGTGAAACATGGCGTATTGCATTACTCAGTGGCCAATATCCCCGGGGCCGTAGCTAGAACCTCTACATTGGCCCTTACCAACGCTACTTTGCCCTATGCCCTGAAACTGGCAGAAAAAGGCTGGCGCGAGGCTTGCAAGGCCGATGCAGGTCTTGCCCAAGGGCTTAATACCATAGAAGGCAGGCTGACCAATCTTCCTGTGTCCGAGGCGTTGGGCCTGGAGTATGTGGATAAAGCAGAGTTTTTGAAATAG